GGCGTCGGTCACCGGCAGGACCGCGATGATCGGGATGAGCGGAGTGTGCTGGGCGAAGACCTCGCGGTAGCTCCAGGCCCAGTGCCGGACGGCGTCCTCCCACGGCTCGCTCTCGAAGGCGCTCACATCCACCTGTGCGGCGAGATGGTCCTCCACGAGGATGAGGATCTCCTGCTTGTTCGTGACGTGGTTGTAGAGCGCGGAGGGGGAGACGCCCAGCTTCTTCGCCATGGCGGACATGGTGAGGCCGTCATACCCCTTGATGGTCACCAGTTCCAGGGCGGCGTGGACGATCGACTCATGGGTCAGGACGGCCTTGATGGGCCGGCCCACGCGCCGACGGGGGGCCTGGTCGTCAGTGCTGGGGGTACTCATGGGGATCCTCGTTGTTAAGGTCTGGGGCTTGCACCACTCTAGCGGGACGAACTTCTGCGGTCGGGGGTCTTTTGCCGGACGCGTCACATGGGTTATAGTCATTCTAAATGAATGGTGTTCATTTAGTGACCACGGTCACGGCACCGCTGACCCATCCACTTGGAGGAAAAATGCTCACTCTTGATCGCGACGTCGTGATCGTCGGCGCCGGCCCGTCCGGCCTGACCGCAGCCCGTCGACTCAAGAAGGCCGGCCTGAGCGTGGCCGTCCTGGAAGCGCGCGACCGTGTGGGTGGGCGCACCTGGACCGACACCATCGACGGCGCCATGCTCGAAATCGGCGGCCAGTGGGTCTCCCCGGACCAGACCGCGCTCATGGAACTCCTCGATGAGCTCGGCCTCGAGATGTACTCCCGCTACCGCGAGGGCGAGTCCATCTACCTGGGCGCCGACGGCAAGCTCAGCCGCTACACCGGCGCCAGCTTCCCGGTGAGCGAGGAGACCGCGGCCGAGATGGACCGTCTCACCGCCCTCATGGACGAGCTCGCCGCCGAGATCGGCGCCGAGGAGCCCTGGGCCCACGCGAAGTCCCGCGAACTCGACACCATCTCCTTCCACCACTGGCTGCGTCAGAACTCCAGCAACGAAGAGGCCTGCAACAACATCGGCCTGTTCATCGCCGGTGGCATGCTGACCAAGCCGGCGCACGCCTTCTCCGCACTCCAGGCGATCCTCATGGCCGCCTCCGCGGGTTCCTTCACCAACCTCACGGATGAGGACTTCATCCTGGACAAGCGCGTGGTGGGCGGCATGCAGCAGGTCTCGCTGCTCCAGGCCGCGGAACTGGGTGACGACGTCGTACTGGACTCCCCGGTCCGCACCATCAACTACACCGAGGACGGCAACGGCGGTTACAAGGTCGTGGCCGAGTCCGACCGCGCCGTGGTCAACGCCCGCTTCGTCATCATGGCCGTGCCGCCGAACCTCTACAGCCGCGTGTCCTTCAACCCGCCGCTGCCCCGCCGCCAGCACCAGATGCACCAGCACCAGTCCCTGGGCCTGGTCATCAAGGTCCACGCCGTGTACGAGACCCCGTTCTGGCGCGAGAAGGGGCTCTCCGGCACCTGCTTCGGCGCGGACTCCATCGTCCAGGAGGTCTACGACAACACCAACCACGAGGATCCCCGTGGCACCCTGGTGGGCTTCGTCTCCGACGAGAAGGCCGACGCCATGTTCGAGCTGAGCGAAGAGGACCGCAAGGCCGCCATCCTGGACGCCATCGCGGTGTACCTGGGCGAAGAGGCCAAGAACCCGTCCGTGTTCTACCTCTCCGACTGGGGCTCCGAGGAGTGGACCCGTGGCGCCTACGCCGCGAGCTACGACCTGGGTGGCCTGAGCCGCTACGGCAAGTCCCAGCACGACGCCGTGGGCCCGATCTACTGGTCCTCCTCCGATCTGGCCGCCGAGGGCTACCAGCACGTCGACGGCGCGGTCCGCATGGGTCAGAAGACCGCCGACCGCATCATCGCCGCGAATCAGGAACTGCGCCAGGAGGCCCTGAGCCAGGCCTGATCCAGGCCCCATCCGTCCCCGCTCCCGGAAGACCCCGGGGCCGGAGGCACGCCTCGCAACAGGCACGCGACGCCGCACCGGAGCTGACTCCCCGGTGCGGCGTCGGCGCTTAACGCGGGTGCAGCGGGTGCCGCCAGCTGCCGCCGGCTGCCGCGGGCCGGCGCTCAGAGCTTCGCGAGGTCCTCGCGCAGGGCGCGGACGACGGCGGTGGCGCGGCCGGCGTCGGGCTCCATCCAGTTGCTGAGGTAGCCGAAGCCGATGCCATGCTCAGGGTCGGCGAAGCCCAGCTGCCCGCCAGCGCCGTAGTGGCCGAAGCCCGCGGGGGTGAGGAGGTCCTGGTCGACGCCAGGCAGCTGGAACCCCGCGGCGAAACGGTCCTCGCCGGGGCCGGGGATGTCGAGCTCCAGCGGCCCCTCGCTCACGACCGTGAGCGCATCGGCCAGCGCTGCGTCGCCGAGGAGACGCGCGCCGTCGTCGTGCACCGTGGCCGACCAGAAGGCGGCCAGGGCGCGGGCCGTGGTGATGCCGCCCGCGGCGGGGAATTCGTGATGGTGGAACAGGGGGTCGTTGGCGCCGGTGTCCTCGCCCACGAGGGTCGCCGGCAGGGCGCCGCCCAGCTCCGGACCGTGGGCCGCGAACGGGTTGGGCAGGGACAGGCGGTCCTGGACACCTCGCAGGTAACCGTCCGACAGGCTGATGTGAGCCACGCGGTGCTCCTCCCCGGCCGGCAGGCCGAGCCAGCCCTCAGGATGCACGGGGCCGAAGACCTCGGCGAAGTGTTCGCCCGCGGTCTTGCCCGTCACCCGGCGGATCAGCTCGCCGCTCAGCCAGCCGTGGGTGATCGAGTGGTAGGCGTATCCGGCGCCGGGCTTCCAGAGGGGTTCCTGGTCTGCCAGCAGGGCCGTCATGAAGTCCCAGTCCAGCACCTGCTCCCGCGTGAGCGGCACCCGGACGGCCGCGAGCCCACCGCGGTGGCCGAGCGCCTCCCGCACCGTGAGCCGGTCCTTGCCCCGGGCTCCGAACTCCGGCCAGTAGGTGGCGAGAGGCGCGTCGTAATCGACGAGTCCCTGTTCCAC
Above is a window of Arthrobacter sp. Y-9 DNA encoding:
- a CDS encoding TetR/AcrR family transcriptional regulator C-terminal domain-containing protein — its product is MSTPSTDDQAPRRRVGRPIKAVLTHESIVHAALELVTIKGYDGLTMSAMAKKLGVSPSALYNHVTNKQEILILVEDHLAAQVDVSAFESEPWEDAVRHWAWSYREVFAQHTPLIPIIAVLPVTDAPRTLAMYEAVSAGFRQAGFPEARIVPAIVALESFIFGSAYDATAPADIFSTGSEGERTPHFTSAVASFEEAEGGSNPDRAFTMGLDALIGGFRALLPATSPA
- a CDS encoding NAD(P)/FAD-dependent oxidoreductase, with translation MLTLDRDVVIVGAGPSGLTAARRLKKAGLSVAVLEARDRVGGRTWTDTIDGAMLEIGGQWVSPDQTALMELLDELGLEMYSRYREGESIYLGADGKLSRYTGASFPVSEETAAEMDRLTALMDELAAEIGAEEPWAHAKSRELDTISFHHWLRQNSSNEEACNNIGLFIAGGMLTKPAHAFSALQAILMAASAGSFTNLTDEDFILDKRVVGGMQQVSLLQAAELGDDVVLDSPVRTINYTEDGNGGYKVVAESDRAVVNARFVIMAVPPNLYSRVSFNPPLPRRQHQMHQHQSLGLVIKVHAVYETPFWREKGLSGTCFGADSIVQEVYDNTNHEDPRGTLVGFVSDEKADAMFELSEEDRKAAILDAIAVYLGEEAKNPSVFYLSDWGSEEWTRGAYAASYDLGGLSRYGKSQHDAVGPIYWSSSDLAAEGYQHVDGAVRMGQKTADRIIAANQELRQEALSQA
- a CDS encoding serine hydrolase domain-containing protein, translated to MSTASTPAVHGTTAPGFERTRQAFVEGFDGRPDMGAALSVYRGGEKVVDLWGGVKDARAAEPWGEDTAAVIFSCTKGLVSVLVARLVEQGLVDYDAPLATYWPEFGARGKDRLTVREALGHRGGLAAVRVPLTREQVLDWDFMTALLADQEPLWKPGAGYAYHSITHGWLSGELIRRVTGKTAGEHFAEVFGPVHPEGWLGLPAGEEHRVAHISLSDGYLRGVQDRLSLPNPFAAHGPELGGALPATLVGEDTGANDPLFHHHEFPAAGGITTARALAAFWSATVHDDGARLLGDAALADALTVVSEGPLELDIPGPGEDRFAAGFQLPGVDQDLLTPAGFGHYGAGGQLGFADPEHGIGFGYLSNWMEPDAGRATAVVRALREDLAKL